Proteins from a single region of Chlamydia buteonis:
- a CDS encoding CPn0927/CPn0928 family alpha/beta hydrolase fold protein produces MFSVTQPSVTGNSLFTVNPKPEILIFSSEANRKAYQRRAHCPVIYKLFDVIWAIVKLIIRVILFIPLGLLWVLGKICQNVLLPAAGGAFVVPLCSPRKLLQEAFHVQTKRWVDNGYASSVTRVPIQHDDLFIDAIKVTFPEAKTDRWMLASLGNSECFENRAILYCNDDWILEIAKQAQSNVLVFNYPGVMHSRGNISPSSLGKAYQACVHYLRNHPDGPRATQIIAYGYSLGTLVQAQALSSEVTDGSDGIRWFVVKDRGPKSVSSIALQWVGKLGMWSIKLLGWEINSAKLSESLVCPELFIHGVGFESQLIGDGVFSRDNCFAAPFLDPSAPVLPGRKIPVGEHLLHHQGPLDKSTIQQIVAHIKDHFDSGDPINRNNS; encoded by the coding sequence ATGTTTTCAGTCACTCAACCATCTGTTACAGGTAATTCCTTGTTTACGGTGAATCCCAAACCTGAAATCCTTATATTTTCTTCCGAAGCCAATCGTAAGGCATATCAGAGAAGGGCCCACTGTCCTGTGATTTACAAGTTATTTGATGTTATTTGGGCTATAGTTAAGTTAATTATTCGAGTTATTTTATTCATTCCCCTAGGTTTACTTTGGGTATTGGGAAAGATATGCCAGAACGTTTTGCTTCCTGCTGCAGGTGGGGCCTTCGTAGTACCGCTGTGTAGCCCCAGAAAGTTATTACAGGAGGCCTTTCATGTTCAAACGAAACGTTGGGTAGATAATGGTTATGCCAGTTCCGTGACACGTGTTCCTATTCAACATGATGATTTATTTATTGATGCTATAAAAGTCACATTCCCAGAGGCCAAAACAGATAGGTGGATGCTTGCCTCTTTAGGGAATAGCGAGTGTTTTGAAAATAGAGCGATTCTTTATTGTAATGATGATTGGATACTAGAGATCGCCAAACAAGCTCAATCCAATGTTTTGGTATTTAACTATCCAGGAGTGATGCATAGTAGAGGGAATATTTCACCCAGCTCTTTAGGTAAAGCTTACCAAGCTTGTGTTCATTATCTTCGCAATCACCCCGATGGCCCAAGGGCAACGCAAATTATTGCCTATGGATATTCTTTAGGTACCCTAGTACAGGCTCAAGCGCTGAGTAGCGAAGTCACCGATGGAAGTGATGGTATTCGCTGGTTTGTCGTCAAAGATCGTGGGCCAAAGTCAGTTTCATCAATTGCACTTCAATGGGTGGGGAAACTAGGAATGTGGTCGATTAAGTTGTTAGGCTGGGAGATAAACTCTGCAAAGTTAAGCGAATCTCTTGTTTGCCCAGAATTATTTATACACGGAGTAGGTTTCGAATCACAATTAATAGGGGACGGTGTGTTCAGTAGGGATAATTGTTTTGCAGCGCCATTTTTAGATCCTAGTGCCCCTGTTCTTCCTGGTAGAAAGATCCCTGTAGGAGAACATCTTCTACATCATCAAGGTCCTCTTGATAAGAGCACTATACAACAGATTGTTGCACACATTAAGGACCATTTTGATTCGGGAGACCCAATTAACCGAAACAACAGTTGA
- a CDS encoding helix-turn-helix domain-containing protein: protein MECIQHESCFDVDDREDAQQLKEQEGTEMVSITQAAKLHNVTRQAIYVAIKQKKLKASKTTRWEIDLKDLEDYKRNRYSRKKSLYQGELLFDNDKGCYSVNQVADMLGIPVQKVYYATRTGTMRGERKGAAWVISQSEIDRYKSEYLNKQTAKKVKGVAVVEHATAKPEETVSSGTLLFENN, encoded by the coding sequence ATGGAATGCATACAACATGAAAGCTGTTTCGATGTAGACGACAGAGAAGATGCGCAGCAACTTAAGGAACAGGAAGGAACCGAGATGGTTTCTATTACACAAGCTGCAAAATTGCACAATGTAACACGGCAAGCAATTTATGTGGCAATCAAACAAAAGAAACTAAAGGCTTCTAAAACAACGCGGTGGGAAATCGATCTAAAAGATTTGGAAGACTACAAACGTAATCGTTATTCAAGAAAGAAGTCGCTTTATCAAGGTGAATTACTCTTTGATAATGATAAGGGTTGTTATTCTGTGAACCAAGTCGCAGATATGTTAGGGATCCCGGTGCAAAAAGTATACTATGCTACACGTACAGGGACTATGCGCGGAGAGCGTAAAGGTGCTGCTTGGGTTATTAGCCAATCAGAGATCGATAGATACAAAAGCGAGTACTTGAATAAGCAAACAGCAAAGAAAGTCAAAGGTGTTGCAGTTGTTGAGCATGCTACAGCGAAACCAGAAGAAACAGTTTCTTCCGGGACTCTCCTGTTTGAGAACAACTAG
- the gltX gene encoding glutamate--tRNA ligase, with protein MAWENVRVRVAPSPTGDPHVGTAYMALFNEIFAKRFNGKMILRIEDTDQTRSRDDYEKNIFSALKWCGIQWDEGPDIGGPYGPYRQSERTEIYRKYAELLLKTDYAYKCFATPKELEEMRAVATTLGYRGGYDRRYRYLSSEEIEARTREGQPYTIRLKVPLTGECVLDDYCKGRVVFPWADVDDQVLIKSDGFPTYHFANVVDDHLMGITHVLRGEEWLSSTPKHLLLYEAFGWEAPTFLHMPLLLNPDGTKLSKRKNPTSIFYYRDAGYIKEAFMNFLTLMGYSMEGDEEIYSLEKLIANFDPRRIGKSGAVFDTRKLDWMNKHYLTHEGSSESLLAKLKDWLINDEFFLKILPLCQSRITTLAEFIGFTGFFFSVLPEYSKEELLPATISEEKAAILLYSYVKYLEKSDLWVKDQFYQGSKWLSSAFQVHHKKVVIPLLYVAITGKKQGLPLFDSMELLGKPRTRARFVHAQNLLGGVPKKIQTTIDKVLKEEDLESKVFDF; from the coding sequence ATGGCTTGGGAAAACGTACGTGTTAGAGTTGCGCCGTCACCTACAGGGGATCCCCACGTAGGGACAGCCTATATGGCTTTGTTTAATGAAATCTTTGCAAAACGATTCAACGGGAAGATGATCCTAAGAATTGAAGATACGGATCAAACACGTAGCCGTGATGATTATGAAAAAAATATTTTCTCCGCACTTAAGTGGTGCGGGATTCAGTGGGATGAAGGACCTGATATAGGTGGCCCCTACGGCCCTTATAGGCAGTCAGAACGTACAGAAATCTATAGAAAATATGCTGAACTCCTTTTAAAAACAGACTACGCTTACAAGTGTTTTGCTACACCTAAAGAACTTGAGGAAATGCGAGCTGTAGCCACGACTTTAGGGTATCGCGGAGGCTATGATCGCAGGTACCGCTATCTTTCTTCTGAGGAGATAGAGGCTCGCACCCGAGAAGGACAACCGTATACTATTCGGTTGAAAGTTCCCCTTACTGGGGAATGCGTTCTTGATGATTATTGCAAGGGTAGGGTGGTTTTCCCTTGGGCAGACGTAGATGATCAGGTTTTGATCAAATCCGATGGCTTCCCTACATATCACTTTGCTAATGTTGTGGATGATCATCTCATGGGCATTACTCATGTCCTTCGTGGAGAGGAGTGGTTGAGTTCTACTCCTAAACACCTGCTTCTTTACGAAGCTTTTGGTTGGGAAGCTCCTACTTTCCTCCACATGCCATTACTTCTTAATCCTGACGGGACAAAACTTTCCAAAAGAAAAAATCCTACATCGATATTCTATTATCGAGATGCTGGTTACATCAAAGAAGCCTTCATGAACTTTCTTACCCTGATGGGGTATAGTATGGAGGGTGATGAGGAGATTTATTCTTTAGAGAAGCTTATCGCAAACTTCGATCCTCGACGTATTGGAAAGTCGGGAGCGGTTTTCGATACCCGAAAACTGGATTGGATGAATAAGCATTACCTTACTCATGAAGGGTCATCAGAAAGCCTGTTAGCTAAGCTAAAAGATTGGTTAATCAATGATGAATTTTTCTTAAAAATTCTTCCACTATGTCAATCTCGCATTACTACTCTTGCCGAATTCATAGGATTTACCGGATTTTTCTTTTCCGTTCTTCCTGAATATTCAAAAGAGGAGCTTTTGCCAGCAACTATTTCTGAGGAGAAGGCTGCTATTCTTCTTTATAGTTATGTCAAATATTTAGAAAAATCTGATCTATGGGTTAAAGACCAGTTTTATCAGGGATCAAAATGGCTATCATCAGCTTTCCAAGTACATCATAAGAAGGTTGTTATCCCTTTACTTTATGTAGCGATTACAGGGAAAAAGCAGGGATTACCTTTATTTGACTCTATGGAGTTATTAGGAAAGCCTCGTACACGCGCGCGTTTTGTTCATGCACAAAATCTCCTTGGGGGCGTGCCTAAGAAAATTCAAACGACCATCGATAAAGTTCTTAAAGAAGAAGATCTTGAAAGTAAAGTTTTCGATTTTTAA
- a CDS encoding small cysteine-rich outer membrane protein: MKKAVLLATVFCGVVGLTSCCRIVDCCFEDPCAPKPCNPCGNKKDKGCSPCGVYTPSCSKPCGSECNSGVQGPQAKGCTSLDGRCKQ, encoded by the coding sequence ATGAAGAAAGCTGTTTTACTAGCTACAGTATTTTGTGGTGTTGTTGGCTTGACTAGTTGTTGCCGTATTGTAGATTGTTGTTTTGAAGATCCTTGTGCGCCTAAGCCATGCAATCCTTGTGGTAACAAGAAAGACAAAGGCTGTAGCCCTTGTGGCGTCTATACACCTTCTTGCTCCAAGCCATGTGGCTCTGAGTGCAATTCAGGAGTTCAAGGACCTCAAGCTAAAGGTTGTACATCTCTAGACGGTAGATGCAAACAATAA